One genomic window of Candidatus Pseudobacter hemicellulosilyticus includes the following:
- a CDS encoding DUF1080 domain-containing protein, with translation MNRKLLILSLSSLLSLVVVAQNRENGDPQLSEVYTPVPRVVTPGASSSDAPADAIVLFDGKHTSAWAGNDGKAIKWKNEKGILTVARGAGEIHTTQEFGDCQLHIEWRSPAEVKGEGQGRGNSGIFLMSRYELQVLDSYNNKTYSNGQAGSIYKQLPPLVNACRPPGEWQTYDVIFTAPRFYADGSVQSQARITVLHNGVLVQNNATIWGATQYIGISNYEKHADKMPLILQDHGDAVSYRNIWIRPL, from the coding sequence ATGAATCGAAAATTGCTGATCCTTTCCCTATCGAGCCTGCTCTCCCTGGTTGTTGTTGCCCAGAACCGGGAGAACGGGGATCCCCAGTTGTCCGAGGTCTATACACCAGTACCCCGTGTTGTTACACCAGGCGCCAGCAGCAGCGATGCGCCCGCCGATGCCATTGTGCTTTTTGATGGTAAGCATACCAGTGCCTGGGCCGGCAATGACGGCAAGGCCATTAAATGGAAGAACGAGAAAGGCATCCTCACCGTAGCCCGCGGCGCCGGCGAGATCCATACCACCCAGGAATTTGGCGACTGCCAGCTGCATATTGAATGGAGAAGCCCGGCAGAAGTAAAAGGAGAAGGCCAGGGCCGCGGTAACAGCGGTATCTTCCTGATGAGCCGCTATGAGCTGCAGGTGCTGGATTCCTATAATAACAAGACCTATTCCAATGGCCAGGCCGGCAGCATCTATAAACAATTACCACCGCTGGTGAACGCCTGCCGCCCACCCGGCGAATGGCAGACCTATGATGTCATTTTCACCGCACCCCGCTTTTATGCTGATGGCTCCGTGCAGTCACAGGCACGCATAACCGTTCTGCACAATGGCGTACTGGTACAGAACAATGCCACTATCTGGGGCGCTACCCAGTATATCGGTATCTCCAATTACGAAAAGCATGCGGACAAAATGCCCCTCATCCTCCAGGATCATGGCGATGCCGTGAGCTATCGCAATATCTGGATCAGGCCGCTGTAA
- a CDS encoding metal-dependent transcriptional regulator, giving the protein MNATYSSSKENYLKAIFHLQKDDGVVTTNDVANELQTRPASVTDMLKKLKAQKLLLYEKYKGFKLSGEGRKVALQIIRKHRLWEYFLVEKLQFGWDEVHEIAEELEHISSKKLIDRLDEFLGFPKTDPHGDPIPDSQGRFTLVVQVDLLQLPVGKTGQVSGIGDQSPEMLELLRHKHIALGTRLEIKKRFAFDNSLELKIKNLPAVTISEHVAKNVFVTYDE; this is encoded by the coding sequence GTGAACGCTACCTACTCCAGCAGTAAAGAAAATTACCTCAAAGCCATCTTTCACCTCCAGAAAGACGATGGGGTGGTCACCACCAATGATGTGGCCAATGAGTTGCAGACCCGGCCGGCTTCCGTGACGGACATGCTGAAAAAGCTCAAGGCCCAGAAGCTGCTGCTCTATGAAAAATACAAGGGTTTTAAACTGAGCGGCGAAGGCCGTAAAGTAGCTTTGCAGATCATCCGCAAACACCGGCTCTGGGAATATTTCCTGGTAGAGAAGCTGCAGTTTGGCTGGGATGAAGTGCATGAGATTGCAGAAGAGCTGGAACATATCAGCAGCAAAAAGCTGATAGACCGGCTGGATGAGTTCCTCGGTTTTCCCAAAACAGATCCGCATGGTGATCCCATTCCCGACAGCCAGGGCCGTTTCACCCTGGTAGTCCAGGTGGACCTGCTCCAGCTGCCAGTGGGTAAAACAGGGCAGGTAAGCGGCATCGGTGATCAATCGCCCGAAATGCTGGAACTGCTCCGCCACAAACATATTGCCCTGGGCACCCGCCTGGAGATCAAAAAACGATTTGCGTTCGACAATTCCCTGGAATTGAAAATAAAGAACCTGCCTGCCGTGACCATCAGTGAACACGTAGCTAAAAACGTATTTGTCACCTATGACGAATAA
- a CDS encoding Crp/Fnr family transcriptional regulator, with product MTRSLDVKNYFDPFYTTVHAITRLRRDQLALLLPYFEVVSFTRKSLLLQDGEVENYLSLVLRGMVRKYVQLKNQGEVTLQLATEGHFIQSDISFNFRRPSEVLLEALEPCIVVRLHYNKMEEMMVRHPWMEEVGRILAGAMAEKRDARIYNLLKQTPRERFIAYMQKHPTMLQRVPQKILASYLNIQPETFSRLKHLMRKRSGDEDPTHSPQAQVW from the coding sequence ATGACCAGATCATTGGATGTCAAAAATTATTTCGATCCTTTTTATACAACTGTCCACGCCATCACCAGGCTGAGGCGGGACCAGCTGGCATTGCTGTTGCCTTATTTTGAGGTGGTGTCTTTTACGCGTAAGTCCCTGCTGCTGCAGGATGGCGAAGTGGAGAACTACCTCAGCCTGGTGCTCCGGGGAATGGTGCGCAAATATGTGCAGCTGAAGAACCAGGGCGAGGTAACGCTGCAGCTGGCTACCGAAGGGCATTTCATTCAATCGGATATCTCCTTTAATTTCCGCCGTCCTTCAGAGGTATTGCTGGAAGCGCTGGAGCCCTGCATTGTTGTCCGGCTTCACTACAATAAGATGGAGGAGATGATGGTGCGGCATCCCTGGATGGAGGAAGTAGGCCGTATCCTGGCCGGCGCCATGGCTGAAAAACGGGACGCCCGGATCTACAACCTGCTGAAGCAAACGCCGCGGGAGCGTTTTATTGCCTATATGCAGAAGCACCCTACCATGCTGCAGCGGGTGCCGCAGAAGATACTGGCCTCTTACCTGAATATACAGCCTGAAACTTTCAGTCGCCTAAAACACCTGATGCGCAAGCGCTCGGGTGATGAAGATCCTACACATTCACCACAAGCACAGGTATGGTAA
- a CDS encoding Crp/Fnr family transcriptional regulator produces MAFELNDRIGILQRYLDQLYRSTGRLVTLSVAELTTLAELMTLHTYSRREVMVRIGDHEPYLHFVITGLVRTYFFKGEEEVVTQLAKEGDLVGSTISFFSGKPSDYMVEALEPSTMLSIPRAKMEQLYRYSIEINKLARVILTDHLLQKETWELVRLKYNIRERFLLFIENNQELFLRVPQKYQASYLNIKPETFSRLKTQVTRRMHALSSDK; encoded by the coding sequence ATGGCCTTTGAACTAAACGACAGAATCGGGATCCTGCAACGATATCTTGATCAGTTGTATAGGAGCACCGGCCGCCTGGTAACGCTGTCCGTGGCTGAGCTGACCACGCTGGCAGAGCTGATGACCCTGCATACCTACAGTCGCCGGGAGGTCATGGTCAGGATCGGTGATCACGAGCCTTATTTACACTTCGTCATCACCGGGCTGGTCCGGACCTATTTTTTCAAGGGTGAAGAAGAGGTGGTGACCCAGCTGGCCAAGGAGGGAGATCTGGTAGGTTCTACCATTTCTTTTTTTTCCGGCAAACCTTCCGATTATATGGTGGAGGCGCTGGAGCCCAGCACCATGCTTTCCATTCCCCGCGCCAAAATGGAACAGTTGTACCGCTATTCCATTGAGATCAATAAACTGGCGAGGGTTATCCTCACTGACCATCTGCTGCAAAAAGAGACCTGGGAACTGGTCAGGCTGAAATACAATATCCGGGAACGTTTTCTGCTTTTCATAGAGAACAACCAGGAACTATTCCTCCGCGTACCGCAAAAATACCAGGCTTCCTACCTGAACATTAAACCAGAAACATTCAGCAGGCTCAAAACACAGGTGACCAGGAGAATGCACGCTCTGTCGTCTGACAAATAA
- a CDS encoding family 20 glycosylhydrolase gives MYRILLLALCCWLAVPAAAQSKRIAVDPATIRVDWEVITNHHEGKAACLSAFTFTNTGKKALPASGWAFYFNFVRTIDPAAVTGGVQVRLVNGDLYKMSPATGFAGLAPGATLRVELVAGAWLVNQSDAPLGLFWVLDEQPEKAIAVKQYQVKPSTEPAQTMRSMADQLPLAGAAALYQQYAALSAAPVTAQPLIIPSPAVYQANPGSFFISPATTTIVYDSSFAVEAGYLANELSRVLGKKLPLSAQPVSSPAIELVKNEAGPEAYTLSVTPQGVRILAGSNAGIFYGIQSLKALLPPAAWSAPAVSVRVPCAAVQDQPRFGYRSFLLDVARHFQPKAQLLKTLDLLSFYKINVFHLHFSEDEGWRVEIPGLPELTQIGGRRGFPFDGNRQLPPSFGSGPDADHSRGSGFYSREDFVEILRYATERHIRVIPEIETPGHARAAIIAMKARYDRLLKEGKEAEAREFMLHDPADQSVYRSVQGWDDNVINVALPSTYRFLEKVVDGLRDMYREANAPLTQVHMGGDEVPAGVWERSPVCQALLQQGSALTTTDDLWYYYYGKVYTLLKERGLGLYGWEEAGMRKTRLDGRPHMIPNPDFANNSFQLDVWNNVLGWGAEDLAYRLANAGYQVVLSPVSNLYFDMAYQKAFDEPGYYWGGFADEYKPWSFIPFDYYRNSRTDVMGNPLDNSFYKGKDRLTDYGRKNTVGLQGLLWSETIISEQRMEYMILPKLMGLAERAWAADPAWATEPDPATAARLTATGWGQFTAMLGQRELPRLDHYAGGFHYRIPPPGLLAENGKVLANVQYKNLQVRYTTDGTEPTGKSRLYTGPVDNTGKLQFKAFNATGRSSRTVQPDTAGNGTQKRGF, from the coding sequence ATGTACAGAATTCTACTGCTGGCGCTCTGCTGCTGGCTTGCTGTTCCGGCAGCGGCCCAATCCAAACGCATTGCTGTTGATCCCGCCACCATCCGGGTGGACTGGGAAGTGATCACTAATCATCATGAAGGAAAGGCAGCCTGTTTGTCGGCCTTTACTTTTACCAATACCGGTAAGAAAGCCCTGCCCGCTTCGGGTTGGGCTTTCTATTTTAATTTTGTGCGAACCATAGATCCCGCTGCTGTAACCGGTGGCGTGCAGGTAAGGCTGGTGAACGGGGACCTTTATAAAATGAGTCCCGCTACCGGTTTCGCCGGTCTGGCCCCGGGGGCTACGCTGCGGGTGGAACTGGTGGCCGGCGCCTGGCTGGTGAATCAGTCCGATGCGCCGCTGGGCCTGTTCTGGGTGCTGGACGAGCAGCCGGAAAAGGCCATCGCCGTAAAGCAGTATCAGGTGAAACCTTCTACTGAGCCGGCGCAGACCATGCGTTCCATGGCGGATCAGCTGCCACTGGCAGGCGCTGCTGCGCTTTACCAGCAATATGCAGCGTTGTCTGCAGCGCCTGTCACAGCGCAGCCGCTGATCATCCCCAGCCCGGCAGTGTACCAGGCCAATCCGGGTTCCTTTTTCATTTCACCTGCAACTACCACCATTGTCTACGATAGCAGCTTTGCCGTTGAAGCCGGTTACCTGGCCAACGAGCTGTCCAGGGTGCTGGGTAAAAAGCTGCCACTTTCTGCGCAGCCTGTGAGCAGCCCAGCCATTGAGCTGGTAAAGAACGAGGCCGGTCCGGAAGCGTATACCCTGTCTGTTACCCCTCAGGGCGTACGTATCCTGGCGGGCAGTAATGCCGGGATCTTTTACGGGATCCAGTCGCTCAAGGCCCTGCTGCCGCCTGCTGCCTGGTCGGCGCCTGCTGTCAGCGTCCGCGTGCCCTGTGCAGCCGTGCAGGACCAGCCGCGTTTCGGTTATCGCTCTTTCCTGCTGGATGTGGCCCGTCATTTCCAGCCCAAGGCGCAACTCTTAAAAACACTGGACCTGCTCTCCTTCTATAAGATCAATGTCTTTCACCTGCATTTCAGCGAGGATGAAGGCTGGCGGGTGGAGATCCCCGGCCTGCCCGAGCTGACGCAGATCGGCGGCCGCAGGGGTTTTCCATTTGACGGCAACAGGCAATTGCCGCCCTCATTTGGCTCTGGTCCGGATGCGGACCATTCCCGCGGCAGCGGCTTTTATTCCCGCGAAGATTTTGTAGAGATCCTGCGTTATGCCACCGAAAGACATATCCGTGTGATCCCGGAGATAGAAACGCCGGGCCATGCCCGTGCCGCCATTATAGCTATGAAGGCCCGCTACGACCGGCTCCTGAAAGAAGGAAAAGAAGCGGAAGCCAGGGAATTTATGCTGCATGATCCGGCCGATCAGTCCGTCTACCGCAGTGTGCAGGGCTGGGACGATAATGTGATCAATGTGGCCCTGCCTTCCACCTACCGCTTCCTGGAAAAAGTAGTGGATGGGCTGCGGGATATGTACCGCGAAGCCAATGCCCCGCTGACACAGGTGCATATGGGCGGGGATGAAGTGCCTGCGGGGGTATGGGAGCGGTCGCCGGTATGCCAGGCTTTATTGCAGCAGGGCAGTGCGCTGACAACAACTGACGATCTCTGGTACTATTATTACGGTAAAGTATATACGCTATTAAAAGAACGTGGCCTGGGCCTCTATGGCTGGGAAGAAGCCGGCATGCGCAAGACCAGACTGGATGGCCGTCCGCATATGATCCCCAACCCGGATTTTGCCAACAACAGCTTCCAGCTGGATGTCTGGAACAATGTGCTGGGCTGGGGTGCGGAAGACCTGGCCTACCGGCTGGCCAATGCCGGTTACCAGGTGGTGCTGTCGCCCGTGAGCAACCTGTATTTTGATATGGCTTACCAGAAAGCCTTTGATGAGCCTGGTTATTACTGGGGTGGTTTTGCCGATGAGTATAAGCCCTGGTCTTTTATTCCATTTGATTATTACCGCAATTCCCGCACGGATGTGATGGGCAACCCACTCGATAACAGCTTTTACAAAGGCAAGGACCGGCTCACCGATTACGGCCGGAAAAATACAGTTGGTCTCCAGGGACTGCTCTGGAGTGAGACCATCATCAGCGAGCAGCGGATGGAATACATGATCCTGCCCAAGCTGATGGGGCTGGCGGAACGTGCCTGGGCGGCTGATCCGGCCTGGGCTACGGAGCCGGATCCGGCAACAGCAGCCAGGCTGACGGCTACGGGCTGGGGGCAGTTTACAGCAATGCTGGGCCAGCGGGAGCTGCCGCGGCTGGACCATTATGCCGGCGGCTTCCATTACCGGATACCGCCGCCGGGTCTGCTGGCGGAGAATGGAAAAGTACTGGCCAATGTGCAGTACAAGAACCTGCAGGTCCGCTATACTACGGATGGTACGGAGCCTACGGGGAAAAGCCGCCTGTATACCGGTCCTGTGGACAATACGGGCAAGCTGCAGTTCAAAGCTTTCAATGCCACAGGAAGAAGCAGCAGGACGGTACAGCCGGATACGGCTGGAAACGGAACACAGAAGCGGGGTTTCTAA
- a CDS encoding Nramp family divalent metal transporter, which yields MTNKHHPDASLSEVHGSVDISKKSKGWRRVFAFFGPAYLVSVGYMDPGNWATDLAGGSQFGYSLIWVLLMSNLMALLLQSLSARLGIVRGRDLAQANRETYPKGVNFILYILAEVAIAATDLAEVLGMAIGIHLLTGLPLIWGVAITVFDTFLLLFLQRLGMRKMEAFIIGLVAVVGLSFLVEIILVKPDMSELATGFIPTFPNEQALYIAIGIIGATVMPHNLYLHSALVQTRKIPKTDKGIRQALKWNFVDSAIALNVAFLVNAAILVLAATAFFKNGMMEVAEIKEAHKLLAGLLGSETAPILFAVALIAAGQSSTVTGTLAGQIVMEGYLRLRINPWIRRLLTRLLAIIPAIAVIYIFGDDEVDYLLILSQVILSMQLGFAIIPLIHFVSDKKTMGIYAIKPIVQVAAWVIAAVLVFLNIKMVLNETGSYFAGSSNLFWKIVIIAAGVFFLALLAYIIVYPLLVRIRKPSPIQPHPEVAILGNLNIPTYKKIAVALDFGQHDGELLAHAIGQGSQECSFILIHIVESASARLHGRESDDFETRYDQQRLQNYVQQLQAKGLQASGYLGYRDRAREIVRLVQEQEADMLVIGAHRHSGVKDLIYGETINTVRHELTIPVLVVNV from the coding sequence ATGACGAATAAACACCACCCCGATGCCTCCCTCAGTGAAGTACACGGCTCGGTAGACATCAGTAAGAAATCCAAAGGCTGGAGACGGGTTTTCGCCTTCTTCGGCCCCGCCTACCTCGTCAGCGTAGGTTATATGGACCCGGGCAACTGGGCCACCGACCTGGCAGGCGGCAGCCAGTTTGGGTATTCCCTGATCTGGGTCCTGCTCATGAGTAACCTCATGGCCCTCCTCCTGCAAAGCCTCTCCGCCCGGCTGGGTATTGTCCGCGGCAGGGACCTGGCCCAGGCTAACAGGGAAACCTACCCGAAAGGCGTTAATTTCATTTTATATATCCTGGCTGAAGTGGCCATTGCCGCCACCGACCTGGCAGAAGTGCTGGGCATGGCCATCGGTATCCACCTGCTGACAGGCCTGCCCCTGATCTGGGGCGTGGCCATCACCGTGTTTGATACCTTTCTCCTGCTCTTCCTGCAGCGACTGGGTATGCGCAAGATGGAAGCCTTTATCATTGGCCTGGTAGCCGTGGTAGGCCTCTCTTTCCTGGTGGAGATCATCCTGGTCAAACCCGATATGAGCGAGCTGGCCACCGGTTTTATCCCCACCTTCCCTAACGAGCAGGCACTCTATATCGCCATCGGTATCATTGGCGCCACCGTAATGCCCCATAACCTCTACCTGCATTCTGCGCTGGTACAGACCCGTAAGATCCCCAAAACAGATAAAGGCATCCGCCAGGCCCTGAAATGGAATTTTGTGGACTCAGCCATCGCCCTCAACGTAGCCTTCCTGGTCAACGCCGCCATCCTGGTGCTGGCGGCCACCGCCTTTTTCAAGAACGGTATGATGGAAGTGGCCGAGATCAAAGAAGCACATAAACTGCTGGCCGGCCTGCTGGGCTCCGAGACCGCCCCCATCCTGTTTGCCGTTGCACTGATTGCCGCGGGGCAAAGCTCCACCGTTACCGGCACCCTGGCCGGGCAGATCGTGATGGAAGGGTACCTGCGACTGCGCATCAACCCCTGGATCAGGCGGCTGCTTACCCGGCTGCTGGCCATCATTCCCGCCATTGCGGTGATCTATATTTTTGGGGACGATGAAGTGGACTACCTGCTGATCCTGAGCCAGGTGATCCTGAGCATGCAGCTGGGCTTTGCCATTATCCCGCTGATCCATTTTGTGAGCGATAAAAAGACCATGGGCATCTATGCCATCAAACCCATTGTACAGGTAGCGGCCTGGGTCATTGCCGCCGTGCTGGTATTCCTCAATATCAAAATGGTGCTGAATGAGACCGGCAGCTATTTCGCCGGCTCCAGCAATCTTTTCTGGAAGATCGTCATCATTGCCGCAGGTGTCTTTTTCCTGGCATTGCTGGCGTATATCATTGTTTATCCCCTCCTGGTGCGCATCCGCAAACCATCCCCCATACAGCCGCACCCTGAAGTAGCCATCCTGGGCAACCTGAACATACCCACGTATAAGAAGATCGCCGTAGCACTGGACTTCGGGCAGCATGACGGGGAGTTGCTGGCCCATGCCATCGGGCAGGGCAGCCAGGAATGCAGCTTTATCCTGATCCATATTGTGGAAAGCGCTTCCGCCCGATTGCATGGCCGGGAGAGTGATGATTTTGAAACGCGGTATGATCAGCAGCGGCTGCAGAACTATGTACAGCAGCTGCAGGCCAAAGGACTACAGGCCAGCGGCTACCTGGGATACAGGGACCGGGCCAGAGAAATTGTACGGCTGGTGCAGGAACAGGAAGCAGATATGCTGGTCATAGGCGCCCACCGACACAGCGGGGTCAAGGACCTGATCTATGGAGAGACCATCAATACCGTAAGGCATGAGCTTACCATACCTGTGCTTGTGGTGAATGTGTAG
- a CDS encoding isocitrate dehydrogenase (NADP(+)) codes for MAKKITVKNPVVELDGDEMTRIIWKFIKDKLILPYLELDIKYYDLGMEYRDQTDDQVTVDAANAIRQYGVGIKCATITPDEARVKEFNLKQMWKSPNGTIRNILDGTVFREPIVISNIPRLVSNWSAPIIVGRHAFGDQYRATDTVIKGKGKLTMIFTPEDGSEPQTFEVFNFKGDGVALSMYNTDESIQGFARSCFNMALSKKWPLYLSTKNTILKKYDGRFKDIFADIYEAEFKQLFEAAGIVYEHRLIDDMVASALKWNGNFVWACKNYDGDVQSDSVAQGFGSLGLMTSVLVTPDGKTMEAEAAHGTVTRHYRDHQAGKPTSTNPIASIFAWTRGLAFRGKLDGNQELIDFANALETVCIEVVQAGKMTKDLAVCIHGNKVSHGDHYLYTEEFLDAIDEGLKKKMGY; via the coding sequence ATGGCAAAAAAAATAACCGTAAAGAATCCTGTTGTTGAGCTGGACGGCGACGAAATGACCAGAATAATTTGGAAATTCATTAAGGATAAACTGATCCTCCCCTACCTGGAGCTGGATATCAAATATTATGACCTGGGCATGGAATATCGCGACCAGACGGACGATCAGGTGACCGTTGACGCCGCCAATGCCATCAGGCAATACGGCGTAGGGATCAAATGCGCCACCATCACGCCCGATGAAGCCCGTGTGAAAGAGTTCAACCTCAAACAGATGTGGAAAAGCCCCAACGGCACCATCCGGAATATCCTGGACGGCACCGTATTCCGGGAACCCATCGTGATCAGCAATATTCCGCGGCTGGTATCCAACTGGTCCGCCCCCATCATTGTTGGCCGCCATGCCTTTGGCGACCAGTACCGCGCCACTGACACCGTGATCAAAGGCAAGGGTAAGCTCACCATGATCTTTACCCCCGAAGACGGCAGCGAGCCCCAGACCTTTGAAGTGTTCAACTTCAAAGGCGATGGCGTAGCCCTCTCCATGTACAATACCGACGAAAGCATCCAAGGCTTCGCCCGCAGCTGCTTCAACATGGCCCTCAGCAAAAAATGGCCCCTCTACCTCAGCACCAAGAACACCATCCTCAAAAAATATGACGGCCGCTTCAAGGATATCTTCGCCGATATCTACGAAGCCGAATTCAAACAACTGTTTGAAGCCGCCGGCATCGTATATGAACACCGCCTCATTGACGACATGGTAGCCAGCGCCCTGAAATGGAACGGCAACTTTGTCTGGGCCTGTAAGAACTATGATGGCGACGTACAAAGCGATAGCGTAGCCCAGGGCTTCGGCTCCCTCGGCCTCATGACCTCCGTACTGGTTACCCCGGATGGTAAGACCATGGAGGCTGAAGCCGCCCACGGTACCGTTACCCGCCATTACCGCGACCACCAGGCCGGCAAACCTACCAGCACCAATCCCATTGCCTCCATCTTTGCCTGGACAAGAGGCCTCGCCTTCCGCGGCAAGCTGGACGGCAACCAGGAGCTGATTGATTTTGCCAACGCCCTGGAAACTGTTTGTATTGAAGTAGTTCAGGCCGGTAAAATGACCAAGGACCTGGCCGTCTGTATCCATGGCAATAAAGTAAGCCACGGCGACCACTACCTGTACACCGAAGAGTTCCTGGACGCTATTGACGAAGGACTGAAGAAAAAAATGGGTTACTGA
- a CDS encoding acylphosphatase, whose amino-acid sequence MQQTITILVSGRVQGVFYRQSTQKKARELGVTGSVRNLPDGRVQLTASGTDVQLQHLISWCKQGPPRAIVTDVTVQEIPAQNFTQFTIER is encoded by the coding sequence ATGCAGCAAACCATCACTATCCTGGTCAGCGGCCGTGTGCAGGGCGTGTTCTATCGCCAGTCTACTCAAAAAAAAGCCCGTGAACTGGGCGTCACCGGTTCTGTCCGCAACCTGCCTGATGGCAGGGTACAGCTTACTGCCTCCGGCACTGATGTGCAACTGCAACACCTCATCAGCTGGTGTAAACAGGGCCCGCCCAGGGCAATAGTGACTGACGTCACAGTACAGGAAATACCAGCACAAAACTTCACGCAGTTTACAATAGAAAGATAA
- a CDS encoding SgcJ/EcaC family oxidoreductase, translating to MNPSTDDRQIRQLFEQLTASWNTGNAGCYASLFTADCDYLGCNAQYARGRQAIAQLCDQQFRQGTAPRPLIHEVGSIRFLSPDIALVNGSITQLGWDKDAPSSRHTLTNSFLIREQGEWIITSFQCFSISPSLPGGFLNAAPASSGHRAVFA from the coding sequence ATGAATCCTTCCACAGACGATAGACAGATCCGCCAGTTGTTTGAACAACTGACAGCCAGCTGGAATACCGGCAACGCCGGTTGTTATGCCAGCCTGTTTACGGCCGACTGTGACTACCTGGGTTGCAACGCCCAGTATGCCCGCGGCCGCCAGGCCATTGCCCAGCTCTGCGATCAGCAGTTCCGCCAGGGCACCGCCCCAAGACCCCTGATCCATGAGGTGGGCAGCATCCGTTTCCTTTCCCCCGATATTGCCCTGGTCAATGGTTCTATCACCCAGCTGGGCTGGGACAAGGACGCACCCAGTTCCCGCCATACCCTTACCAACAGTTTCCTGATCCGTGAACAGGGTGAATGGATCATTACCAGTTTCCAGTGTTTCTCCATCTCCCCCTCCTTACCCGGCGGCTTCCTCAACGCCGCACCCGCCAGCAGCGGCCACAGGGCTGTATTTGCCTGA